A window of Streptomyces profundus genomic DNA:
CCCGGGCGCGGCCACCCGTGGGAGGGACAACACCGAGTCCCCGGGGGCGAATCCGTACACTGCGGGCCGGACCGGGACGACACGGCAGGGTGACGCCGCCCCGAGTCGTCGCGGCCCGCTCAGGAGTGCGGTACGGTCCAACATCGTGAGCCCCGTACGTCGCTGTTCGCGCACCGCCTGCGGCCGTCCCGCCGTCGCGACGCTGACGTATGTCTACGCGGACTCCACGGCCGTCCTCGGCCCGCTCGCCACCTACGCCGAACCGCACTGCTACGACCTGTGCGCCGAGCACTCCGAGCGGCTGACCGCGCCACGCGGCTGGGAGGTCGTCCGGCTCGCCATGGATCCGAGCACCACCCGCCCCAGCGGCGACGACCTCGAAGCCCTCGCCGACGCCGTCCGCGAGGCCGCCCGCACCCCGGTCCGCCCCGAGCCGAGGCCGGGCGCGCCGCTGCCCCGCCGAGGCGCCGCCGACCCGGTCGAGGTCGCCCGTCGGGGGCATCTTCGAATCCTGCGGTCCCCTGAGCCCTAACCGCTGCCCGTAACGTCTGGCCGGTACATTGAAGGGCGTTTTGATCACAGCACCGCCCAATCACCAGCCTCAAGACAAGGGGTCAGCTGTGCCGGACCTGTCACAGATCGTGAAGGCGTATGACATTCGGGGTGAGGTCCCCGCCCAGTGGGACGAGTCCCTGGCGGAGCTGTTCGGCGCCGCCTTCGTGGACGTCGTCGACGCACCCGCCGTGGTCATCGGACACGACATGCGGCCGTCCTCCCCCGGTCTCGCCCGCGCCTTCGCCAGGGGCGC
This region includes:
- a CDS encoding DUF3499 domain-containing protein encodes the protein MSPVRRCSRTACGRPAVATLTYVYADSTAVLGPLATYAEPHCYDLCAEHSERLTAPRGWEVVRLAMDPSTTRPSGDDLEALADAVREAARTPVRPEPRPGAPLPRRGAADPVEVARRGHLRILRSPEP